The Balaenoptera acutorostrata chromosome 15, mBalAcu1.1, whole genome shotgun sequence genome contains a region encoding:
- the LOC102999010 gene encoding protein WFDC11 isoform X3: MVNSMKCWTPLLMMFLCMVLLSVLGGMKEKHNHRGELLLQECWGQPTVQECAKKCSRTFRCVEINHTCCWTYCGNICWENTIITERQLKP, translated from the exons ATGGTCAACAGCATGAAGTGCTGGACACCCTTACTCATGATGTTCCTCTGTATGGTGCTACTGTCTGTGCTGGGAGGAATGAAGGAAAAACATAACCACAG GGGGGAATTGTTACTTCAGGAGTGCTGGGGACAGCCAACAGTCCAAGAATGTGCCAAGAAGTGTTCTAGAACCTTTAGATGTGTAGAAATAAATCACACATGCTGCTGGACGTACTGTGGAAACATCTGCTGGGAAAACACA ATAATCACTGAAAGACAGCTAAAACCCTAA